In Harpia harpyja isolate bHarHar1 chromosome Z, bHarHar1 primary haplotype, whole genome shotgun sequence, a single window of DNA contains:
- the CENPK gene encoding centromere protein K isoform X1: MAEYLPEITNDSVCPVDAKEELLNECESIWQKMEECQSKLKVQGGKTLPKSDTRLSLLITRVKALQAEYNQWQKRTPEIISNNPEVLLALGKEELQKTKNDLEMVLSTVQSKNKQLEEDLKREQQWQEEQEQVVDALNRIEEEMKTQTEQLSRKRALQQLQNKMSKVKSYKEGLLNALGEFLGEHFPIPEKGGSTKKKKSFEKPAVELITLHEILEILIHKLMSTPHDPYVTINDSFWPPYIELLLRYGIALRHPEDPNRMRLEAFHM; encoded by the exons ATG GCTGAATATTTACCAGAAATCACCAATGACTCGGTTTGTCCTGTAGATGCCAAGGAAGAACTCTTGAATGAATGTGAGAGTATTTGGCAGAAGATGGAAGAG TGCCAGAGCAAGCTAAAGGTTCAAGGAGGAAAAACACTGCCAAAATCAGATACCAGg CTTTCCTTGTTAATAACGCGAGTGAAAGCTTTACAAGCGGAATACAATCAATGGCAAAAAAGAACTCCTGAAA taatttctaaCAATCCAGAGGTACTGTTAGCATTAGGAAAAGAAGAG ttgcagaaaacaaagaatgaTCTTGAAATGGTGCTGTCAACAGTTCAGTCAAAGAATAAACAACTGGAAGAAGATCTGAAAAG AGAACAGCAGTGGCAGGAGGAACAGGAGCAGGTAGTAGATGCTCTTAATAGAATTGAAGAAGAGATGAAAACCCAAACTGAACAACTTTCCAGAAAAAG AGCACTTCaacaactgcaaaataaaatgtcGAAAGTAAAGTCGTATAAGGAAGGACTCTTGAATGCTCTGGGTGAATTCCTAGGAGAACATTTTCCCATTCCAGAGAAAGGTGGAAGTACTAAAAAGAAG AAGTCTTTTGAAAAGCCAGCTGTAGAACTGATAACACTGCATGAAATTTTAGAG ATTCTTATACACAAATTAATGAGCACACCACATGACCCTTATGTAACAATCAATGACTCATTTTGGCCACCTTATATTGAGCTGCTGCTGCGATATGGAATTGCCCTGAGACATCCAGAAGATCCAAACAGAATGCGCCTAGAAGCCTTTCACATGTAG
- the CENPK gene encoding centromere protein K isoform X2: protein MEECQSKLKVQGGKTLPKSDTRLSLLITRVKALQAEYNQWQKRTPEIISNNPEVLLALGKEELQKTKNDLEMVLSTVQSKNKQLEEDLKREQQWQEEQEQVVDALNRIEEEMKTQTEQLSRKRALQQLQNKMSKVKSYKEGLLNALGEFLGEHFPIPEKGGSTKKKKSFEKPAVELITLHEILEILIHKLMSTPHDPYVTINDSFWPPYIELLLRYGIALRHPEDPNRMRLEAFHM, encoded by the exons ATGGAAGAG TGCCAGAGCAAGCTAAAGGTTCAAGGAGGAAAAACACTGCCAAAATCAGATACCAGg CTTTCCTTGTTAATAACGCGAGTGAAAGCTTTACAAGCGGAATACAATCAATGGCAAAAAAGAACTCCTGAAA taatttctaaCAATCCAGAGGTACTGTTAGCATTAGGAAAAGAAGAG ttgcagaaaacaaagaatgaTCTTGAAATGGTGCTGTCAACAGTTCAGTCAAAGAATAAACAACTGGAAGAAGATCTGAAAAG AGAACAGCAGTGGCAGGAGGAACAGGAGCAGGTAGTAGATGCTCTTAATAGAATTGAAGAAGAGATGAAAACCCAAACTGAACAACTTTCCAGAAAAAG AGCACTTCaacaactgcaaaataaaatgtcGAAAGTAAAGTCGTATAAGGAAGGACTCTTGAATGCTCTGGGTGAATTCCTAGGAGAACATTTTCCCATTCCAGAGAAAGGTGGAAGTACTAAAAAGAAG AAGTCTTTTGAAAAGCCAGCTGTAGAACTGATAACACTGCATGAAATTTTAGAG ATTCTTATACACAAATTAATGAGCACACCACATGACCCTTATGTAACAATCAATGACTCATTTTGGCCACCTTATATTGAGCTGCTGCTGCGATATGGAATTGCCCTGAGACATCCAGAAGATCCAAACAGAATGCGCCTAGAAGCCTTTCACATGTAG